The following proteins are co-located in the Microplitis demolitor isolate Queensland-Clemson2020A chromosome 5, iyMicDemo2.1a, whole genome shotgun sequence genome:
- the LOC103570774 gene encoding peptidyl-prolyl cis-trans isomerase FKBP8, translated as MEPDQEYGSQADFIKDEFNFGVDPKDPYTKALLNEEPKEDEWMDILGNGQLKKKTIVKGQKGTRPNQGDLCTVDITGSLTPDGKEVIETLKAVTVQLGDHEVIQGLELALALMDVGEVAEIEIAARFGYGDVGRQPEIPAGAKLFYNVELKSVEMEPDVDSLTVAERKAIGNKKRERGNWWFSRDEPTIAIQCYRRALEFLVPGDNYDPKKLKDDKIITDSDLEVLLDDRTKVYNNLAAAQIKTEAYEAALESVDNVLRTEPHNVKALFRKGRILHKKGEYSSAVKVFQEAAKLDPESKAIQQELSVLKGKSARENIYEKKLYRKMLGGSSAESSSPTESKKNSKPSKKSNKSKLAWSLIGGTLAAVTGVILYKLSF; from the exons ATGGAGCCGGATCAAGAGTACGGCAGCCAAGCGGATTTTATAAAAGACGAATTTAATTTCGGTGTTGATCCAAAGGATCCCTACACCAAAGCTCTGCTGAACGAGGAGCCCAAGGAAGATGAGTGGATGGACATCCTGGGCAATggacaattgaaaaaaaagacgatCGTTAAAGGGCAGAAAGGCACTAGACCTAATCAAGGTGATCTCTGCACTGTTGACATCACCGGGAGCTTGACTCCAGATGGCAAGGAGGTAATTGAAACCTTGAAGGCTGTCACTGTCCAGCTTGGAGATCACGAAGTCatccag GGGTTAGAGTTGGCTCTAGCGCTGATGGACGTCGGCGAGGTTGCTGAGATAGAAATAGCTGCGAGATTCGGGTATGGAGATGTCGGCAGACAGCCAGAAATACCAGCAGGagctaaacttttttataatgtgGAATTAAAAAGTGTCGAAATGGAACCGGATGTTGACAGTTTGACTGTCGCTGAAAGAAAAGCTAttgg aaataaaaaacgtgAACGTGGGAACTGGTGGTTTTCTCGCGACGAACCGACGATAGCGATCCAGTGTTACCGCAGAGCATTGGAATTTTTAGTTCCCGGTGACAATTACgatccaaaaaaattaaaagatgacaaaataataacagaTAGTGACTTGGAAGTGCTTTTGGACGACAGAACAAAAGTTTACAACAATCTAGCGGCTGCTCAAATAAAAACTGAAGCTTACGAAGCAGCTCTGGAAAGTGTCGACAACGTTCTGAGAACTGAACCCCACAATGTAAAGGCGTTATTCAGAAAAG GTCGGATTCTTCATAAAAAAGGCGAGTACTCAAGTGCCGTAAAAGTTTTCCAAGAGGCTGCGAAGCTGGACCCCGAGTCCAAAGCCATCCAGCAAGAGCTGTCAGTCCTCAAGGGAAAAAGTGCAcgggaaaatatatatgagaaaaaGCTGTACCGTAAAATGCTGGGGGGCTCAAGCGCGGAGAGCTCGTCGCCGacagaaagtaaaaaaaattcaaaaccctcaaaaaaatcaaacaaaagtaaattagCCTGGAGTCTTATCGGCGGGACACTGGCTGCTGTCACCGGTGTAATTCtgtataaattatcattttaa
- the LOC103570773 gene encoding protein MCM10 homolog has protein sequence MSDDSDVGDLLEDLLANDEEAPKKVIKELDFNFLDSVEEQSDGQQKVEEKVDKDASKLMHDVDSSDDEDNKYFEERTYSEAGRSIKELLKKQQDDKDHLSGPRSSSSDVNIKEKVYNNTFSRSPRADSKSQAGVGAGNKVKEGPIKEWLKKPSDIYTDPIFGLRIVKPLISSNELAERMKGRAAVTVSKVKNFITTQDLNNDWVIAGVLIQRSATKKSQNGNAYCIWTISDLTENVNRVTVFLFKGAYKTFWKVTDGVVVGILNPSVLEARNDKDEAALSVDNAQKIMILGNSKDLGRCKSVKKNGDPCNAIVNVNRCEYCIYHVKTEYNKASRRQDLQTDHMNRKFGTNFGSKNNLNAGSKGSGMYSQANHHTNMLVVPAKRNLKMEQKDSERLALLTGTGKTSNPGPGDSKPGGTGLGLGLGTGPAETVESASKIKNTDRLQKIRDWNPKTSNLIAGVLSPLRPTSIAEKVTTPKCTLSPLPPIPRLGSGLKGSTIDFSEPITKKHINKAKRNAIEWVKSNGGFKQSNPNKIAASREKKVAASKRTREEPEDPEPAAKKAAKERFKELMEKTSAHGDLIERSQENEQEKYFNKLEAKERMEEKMIKTFKVDCKAVKCLICKYTSFSASDLCKTQKHPLRVIDAVKSFFKCGDCGNRTVSLDRIPSVTCNKCSGSSWLRTGMMDEKKVGLARDKLSIRGGEQKFIGGDITDTSLSLLVPDTD, from the coding sequence atgagtgaTGACTCGGATGTTGGAGATCTTCTGGAAGATCTCCTGGCCAATGATGAGGAAGCGCCGAAGAAAGTAATCAAGGAGttggattttaattttctggaCTCGGTTGAGGAGCAAAGTGACGGCCAGCAGAAAGTTGAGgaaaaagttgataaagaCGCTTCGAAACTAATGCACGATGTGGATTCTTCGGATGATGAGGACAATAAGTACTTTGAGGAGCGAACTTATTCGGAAGCGGGGAGAAGTATAAAGGAGCTTTTGAAAAAGCAGCAGGATGACAAAGATCATTTGTCTGGACCAAGATCCAGTTCATCGGACGTAAATATTAAGGAAAAAGTTTATAACAATACATTTTCTAGAAGTCCACGTGCTGATTCAAAGTCTCAAGCTGGTGTTGGTGCTGgtaataaagtaaaagaaGGACCGATCAAGGAATGGCTGAAGAAACCTTCGGATATTTATACAGATCCGATATTTGGTCTGCGGATTGTCAAGCCACTGATATCATCGAATGAGCTGGCAGAGCGCATGAAAGGACGTGCTGCTGTCACGGTATCGAAGGTCAAGAACTTTATCACCACTCAGGACCTCAACAACGACTGGGTGATAGCGGGAGTTCTGATCCAGAGATCCGCGACCAAGAAGTCACAGAACGGAAACGCCTACTGCATCTGGACCATCAGCGACCTTACGGAAAACGTAAACAGAGTGACGGTCTTCCTGTTCAAAGGAGCCTACAAGACATTCTGGAAGGTAACTGATGGTGTCGTCGTCGGTATCTTGAACCCCTCGGTCCTGGAGGCACGTAATGATAAAGACGAAGCAGCTCTGTCAGTTGACAATGCTCAGAAAATAATGATTCTGGGTAATTCCAAGGATCTTGGGCGCTGCAAGTCTGTTAAGAAGAACGGAGACCCTTGCAATGCCATTGTCAATGTCAATAGATGCGAGTACTGCATTTACCACGTGAAGACTGAGTACAATAAAGCTTCTAGGAGACAAGATTTGCAGACTGATCATATGAACAGAAAGTTTGGGACTAATTTTGggtcgaaaaataatttaaatgctgGTAGCAAAGGTTCCGGGATGTATTCACAAGCTAATCATCATACTAATATGCTAGTGGTACCAGCAAAACGTAATCTTAAAATGGAGCAGAAAGATTCTGAGCGATTGGCTTTGCTAACTGGAACTGGTAAGACTTCAAATCCTGGTCCAGGTGATTCAAAGCCTGGTGGAACTGGACTAGGACTAGGACTAGGAACTGGACCAGCAGAAACAGTTGAGTCGgcgagtaaaataaaaaacacagACCGGTTACAGAAAATACGTGATTGGAATCCTAagacatcaaatttaatagCTGGTGTCTTGTCACCATTGAGACCTACGTCAATTGCTGAAAAAGTAACGACTCCCAAGTGTACTCTGTCACCATTGCCACCGATTCCGCGACTTGGTTCTGGTCTTAAAGGAAGCACGATAGACTTCTCCGAGCCCATTACCAAGAAACACATCAACAAGGCCAAGAGAAATGCCATCGAGTGGGTGAAAAGCAACGGGGGCTTCAAGCAGTCGAATCCCAATAAAATAGCAGCCAGTCGGGAGAAAAAGGTAGCGGCCAGCAAGCGAACTCGCGAGGAACCAGAAGATCCTGAGCCTGCGGCCAAGAAAGCTGCCAAGGAGAGATTCAAGGAACTGATGGAAAAGACTTCGGCGCATGGAGATCTGATAGAAAGGTCACAGGAGAACGAGCAGGAAAAGTACTTCAATAAACTGGAGGCCAAGGAGAGAATGGAAGAGAAGATGATCAAGACTTTTAAAGTCGACTGCAAAGCGGTCAAGTGTTTGATCTGCAAGTACACGTCTTTCTCAGCGTCTGATCTCTGCAAGACTCAGAAGCATCCGCTGAGAGTAATCGACGCGGTCAAGAGCTTCTTCAAGTGCGGAGACTGCGGCAACAGGACTGTCAGTCTTGACAGGATTCCTTCAGTTACTTGTAATAAATGCAGCGGGTCCTCTTGGTTGAGGACCGGGATGATGGACGAGAAGAAGGTCGGGTTGGCCAGAGACAAGTTGTCCATTCGCGGAGGAGAACAAAAGTTCATTGGAGGCGACATTACGGACACGAGTCTCAGTCTTCTTGTTCCTGATACTGATtaa
- the LOC103570771 gene encoding eukaryotic peptide chain release factor subunit 1, with product MSNEETSADRNVEIWKIKKLIKSLEMARGNGTSMISLIIPPKDQISRVSKMLADEFGTASNIKSRVNRLSVLGAITSVQHRLKLYTKVPPNGLVIYCGTIVTEEGKEKKVNIDFEPFKPINTSLYLCDNKFHTEALTALLADDNKFGFIVMDGNGALFGTLQGNTREVLHKFTVDLPKKHGRGGQSALRFARLRMEKRHNYVRKVAEVATQLYITNDKPNIAGLILAGSADFKTELSQSDMFDPRLQAKVIKLVDVSYGGENGFNQAIELAAESLQNVKFIQEKKLIGRYFDEISQDTGKYCFGVEDTLRALELGSVETLICWENLDIQRYVLKNHTNGEEKVLHLTPEQEKDKTHFTDKESGVELELVECQPLLEWLANNYKSFGATLEIITDKSQEGSQFVRGFGGIGGILRYKVDFQSMQLEEIEFDNFDLDDY from the exons ATGTCCAACGAAGAAACTTCCGCTGATAGGAATGTCGAGATCTGGAAGATCAAGAAACTCATCAAGAGTCTCGAGATGGCCAGagg GAATGGTACGAGCATGATATCGCTGATAATTCCGCCGAAGGATCAAATCTCGCGGGTCAGTAAAATGTTGGCCGATGAATTTGGTACCGCGTCTAATATTAAGTCACGTGTAAATAGGTTATCAGTACTTGGTGCAATAACATCTGTACAACATCGACTTAAATTATATACCAAAG TACCTCCCAATGGCCTGGTTATATATTGCGGGACTATCGTCACCGAAGAAGGAAAAGAAAAGAAGGTCAACATTGACTTTGAACCTTTCAAACCTATAAATACTTCCTTATATTTATGTGACAACaag TTCCACACAGAAGCATTGACGGCGTTGCTGGCAGACGATAATAAGTTTGGTTTCATTGTAATGGATGGTAATGGTGCTCTGTTTGGAACACTACAAGGAAACACGCGCGAAGTCCTTCATAAATTTACTGTCGACTTACCAAAAAAAcacg gTAGAGGAGGTCAATCTGCGTTACGTTTTGCCCGATTGCGTATGGAGAAACGGCACAATTACGTGCGAAAAGTTGCTGAAGTTGCGACGCAATTGTACATTACTAATGACAAACCCAACATTGCTGGACTTATCCTAGCTGGTAGCGCTGACTTCAAAACAGAGCTCAGTCAGTCTGATATGTTTGATCCC AGATTGCAAGCTAAAGTAATAAAACTGGTGGACGTTTCTTACGGAGGTGAGAACGGTTTCAACCAAGCAATTGAACTGGCAGCAGAGTCACTTCAGAACGTAAAGTTCATCCAGGAGAAAAAGTTAATCGGCCGTTACTTTGATGAAATATCACAAGACACTGGTAAATATTGCTTCGGAGTCGAGGATACGCTTCGCGCTCTAGAGCTCGGCAGTGTCGAGACTCTGATCTGCTGGGAGAATCTTGACATCCAGCGGTACGTTTTGAAGAACCACACGAATGGCGAGGAAAAGGTGCTACATCTTACTCCAGAACAGGAAAAAGACAAAACTCACTTTACTGACAAAGAA AGTGGGGTAGAGTTAGAATTAGTTGAGTGTCAACCGCTGCTTGAATGGCTAGCgaataattacaaaagttttgGTGCCACCTTAGAAATAATTACCGACAAATCCCAAGAAGGCTCGCAGTTCGTCAGAGGTTTCGGTGGAATCggag gtaTTTTGCGATACAAAGTCGATTTTCAAAGTATGCAGCTTGAAGAAATTGAGTTCGATAATTTTGATTTGGATGATTActaa
- the LOC103570767 gene encoding uncharacterized protein LOC103570767 → MTKCSVSSCREKGTFTFPKDKKRRLLWERAIDKNFKSSSSSRLCSRHFKDEDVIKNRESYYTGLISTRRFLRPGAVPTLHLNQPSKRAREVRKILFDLESSDEESLPSEANLPDSDSPKVGDDPENKIKNNLVAKVSFEKEIESVQEYSVPIDDHPGSLNLK, encoded by the exons ATGACCAAGTGCTCAGTGTCTTCATGCAGAGAAAAAGGAACTTTTACTTTtccaaaagataaaaaaagacgTTTGCTATGGGAGCGAgcgattgataaaaatttcaagtcttcTAGTTCATCGAGGTTATGTTCCAGGCATTTTAAAGATGAGGATGTCATTAAAAATCGAGAAAGTTATTATACAG GACTCATCAGCACGAGAAGATTTTTGAGACCTGGAGCCGTGCCTACACTGCATTTGAACCAGCCTTCAAAGCGGGCGAGAGAAgttcggaaaattttatttgatctgGAATCTTCTGATGAAGAGTCTTTACCTTCAGAAGCAAATTTACCAGACTCGGATTCACCAAAGGTTGGAGATGAtccagaaaataaaataaaaaataatttagttgcgAAAGTatcttttgaaaaagaaatagaaTCAGTGCAAGAATACTCAGTACCTATTGATGATCATCCTggttctttaaatttaaaataa